The genomic segment GCGCGCCGGGAACGGGTACGAGTATGCTCATCCAGGGGAGCTGCACGGGGACAAGATGCGGCTGCAGTCCGGCGATGGCCAGATCGTCGACGCGGGCATCGGTCGTGACCCAGCGCTGGAGGAGCGGGCTCAAACGTGGGCCGAGCAGCAGGGCAGCGATGAGTCCGACGAGGAACGGGAGAAAAGAGAGGTGGCGCAACAGCAGCAGCGTGATGAGGAAGGCCAAGGCCAGGACGAGCTGGCTCGCGATGAGCGTGGTTCCGCAGCGTGGGTGAATCGCGAGCCGGTGCTCACCACGCTGTAAACGCTGCAGTCCTTCCTGGGCGGCGTCGAGAACCAAAGCGGGTGAAACGGAACCGAAGATGAGAAAGCCGTCCGGCTGTGCTAGACCGGCGAGCCGGCTCGGGCCGTACCGTTCCTCGATGACATTGATCGTCGCGTGTTCCAACGCGTGATTCCGTCGCAAGCGACGGTCGCGGAGCAGCCGGGCCAACTGACCTGGTGCGGTGACGAGCGTCACCAACGACGAGACAGTCAACCCAACCAGAATGGTCGCGGCGAGCAGTCCGAAGACGAGCAAGAACGCGAGAGCGAACAGGGCAAACACGGGATCCTCCGACGATCACTGACGTCAGCAACCCAGTATGCCACACTGGGCGAGGATATCATTCGATGGTAAAAATACCTGCACGTCGAAAGGATCGATCATGCAACGAGAAGCATACCAGGTCGCCGTCGCGGAACTCCTGCTGGAGTTGGCCCGCCACCTCCGTCGCCGGACGCACCCGCTTCAGCAGAGTGACCTCACCCCCGAGCAGTTCTGGCTTCTCAAGCGGCTTTGGGTCCATGGCCCGCTGCGGGTCGGTGAGTTGGCAGCACAACTGGGGGTGACTCCCGGATCCGTTACCGTGGCCTGCAAACGGCTCGAACGTCTCGGTCTCGTGCAACGAGAGCGGGGAGCGAGTGGAGACGAACGCGTGGTAACTGTCAGTTTGACGCCAGCCGGCCGCCAGCGACTCGAGGCTTGGCGCGATGCGCGAAGGGGCTACCTTCTCGAGCTACTGTCGTCATTGAACACGGACGAGTTGGAAACGTTGCGTCAGTTGCTGGCACGGTTGGTGGTTGCTGCCGAGCGCGTCGACCGGGAGGGCAGGGATCTTCATGCCGCTCGTTGAAGTCGAACAGTTGGTGCAACGATTCGGTGACGTCGTTGCCGTCGACGGGCTCAGCTTCGCGATCGAACCTGGTGAAGTCTTCGCGCTCCTCGGGCCCAATGGAGCTGGCAAGACGACGACGATCCGCGTCCTGGTCACGCTCCTCCGGCCGAGTGCTGGACGGGTACGGATCGCTGGACTCGACGTGGTGGAGCACCCGACGCGCGTCCGGCGAGTGCTCGGCTACGTGCCACAAACGCTCTCGGCCGATGGTTCGCTCACTGGATACGAGAACTTGCTGATCGTCGCAAAGCTGCTCCGGCTTCCCCGGGCTGAGCGAGAGCGAGTCATTGCCGATGTGCTTGCACTTGTGCGTTTGGAAGATGCTGCGGACCGCCTCGTGCGGACGTATTCCGGCGGAATGGTGCGTCGCTTGGAGATCGCACAGGCGATCCTGCACCGGCCGCTCCTCCTCGTCCTCGATGAACCCACGGTCGGTCTGGATCCGACTGCGCGACGGGCGGTGTGGGAAGCGCTGACTGCACTGCGTGTGCGTGACGGTACGACGCTCCTCGTGACCACGCACTACATGGAGGAAGCCGATCTCTTTTGTGACCGTATCGCGATCATGAATCGCGGACGCCTGGTTGCGATCGGCACAGCGGCTGAGTTGAAAGCGCAGGTCGGGGGCGTTTCCACGCTGGATGAGGTCTTCACGGCTTTGACAGGAGATACGCTGGAGTCGGGAGGGTCCTATAGTGAGGTCCGGCAGCTCCGTCGGCGTCTCCAACGCTTCGGTTGACCTTTCAAAGCGCCTCGCCGAGGCGATTCGTCCGCTCTCGCCGCGGGAGCACCTCCTGAGTTTCGTGAGTGCCTCGCTCGTCGTCGCGGAAGTCGAGGCGCGCAAGTTGCGCCACGACCCCTGGGAAGTGATCACTCGCGTCGTCCAACCGTTCCTCTGGTTGACGATTTTCGGGCAGGCAGTCGCGCGTGCCCGTCTGATCGGTGGGCAGGAGGACTACTTGACCTTCATGGCGCCGGGAATCCTGGCGCAGTCCGTCATGTTCACCGCGATCTTCTATGGACTCGCGATCATTTGGGAACGCGATGCCGGTATCTTGCAGAAGATTCTCGTGCTTCCGGTACCGCGAGCGAGCTTCGTGACAGGAAAAGGACTGGGTGCCGGGCTGCGTGCGCTGATCCAGGGCCTCGTCATCATCCTCATCGCCCTCTTGCTCCGCGTGCACTTCCGGGTGAACCTGTGGACGGTCCTGACCAGTGCGGTCGCCATCGTCATCGGCGCGGCCGTGTTCGCGACGTTGTCGATGTTGCTCGCGACGCTCCTCAAGACGCGCGAACGGTTCATGGGTATCGGCCAGGTGCTCACGATGCCGCTCTTCTTCGCCAGCAACGCTATCTACCCCTTGGACCTCATGCCAGGCTGGCTCCAGGTGCTGGCGCGGGTCAATCCCCTCA from the Thermomicrobium sp. 4228-Ro genome contains:
- a CDS encoding MarR family winged helix-turn-helix transcriptional regulator yields the protein MQREAYQVAVAELLLELARHLRRRTHPLQQSDLTPEQFWLLKRLWVHGPLRVGELAAQLGVTPGSVTVACKRLERLGLVQRERGASGDERVVTVSLTPAGRQRLEAWRDARRGYLLELLSSLNTDELETLRQLLARLVVAAERVDREGRDLHAAR
- a CDS encoding ABC transporter ATP-binding protein — protein: MPLVEVEQLVQRFGDVVAVDGLSFAIEPGEVFALLGPNGAGKTTTIRVLVTLLRPSAGRVRIAGLDVVEHPTRVRRVLGYVPQTLSADGSLTGYENLLIVAKLLRLPRAERERVIADVLALVRLEDAADRLVRTYSGGMVRRLEIAQAILHRPLLLVLDEPTVGLDPTARRAVWEALTALRVRDGTTLLVTTHYMEEADLFCDRIAIMNRGRLVAIGTAAELKAQVGGVSTLDEVFTALTGDTLESGGSYSEVRQLRRRLQRFG
- a CDS encoding ABC transporter permease; the protein is MRSGSSVGVSNASVDLSKRLAEAIRPLSPREHLLSFVSASLVVAEVEARKLRHDPWEVITRVVQPFLWLTIFGQAVARARLIGGQEDYLTFMAPGILAQSVMFTAIFYGLAIIWERDAGILQKILVLPVPRASFVTGKGLGAGLRALIQGLVIILIALLLRVHFRVNLWTVLTSAVAIVIGAAVFATLSMLLATLLKTRERFMGIGQVLTMPLFFASNAIYPLDLMPGWLQVLARVNPLTYLVELLRNALVHGIVPGAARDWLVLVAWLLVLQVLVSRRYDRVLL
- a CDS encoding DUF6391 domain-containing protein is translated as MFALFALAFLLVFGLLAATILVGLTVSSLVTLVTAPGQLARLLRDRRLRRNHALEHATINVIEERYGPSRLAGLAQPDGFLIFGSVSPALVLDAAQEGLQRLQRGEHRLAIHPRCGTTLIASQLVLALAFLITLLLLRHLSFLPFLVGLIAALLLGPRLSPLLQRWVTTDARVDDLAIAGLQPHLVPVQLPWMSILVPVPGALLVRTCPKSQIEGEGTFTVVVPHAEPIQTGRYRVE